Proteins found in one Paenibacillus wynnii genomic segment:
- the narH gene encoding nitrate reductase subunit beta: MKIKAQVAMVMNLDKCIGCHTCSVTCKSTWTNRSGAEYMWFNNVETKPGIGYPVRWEDQEKYKGGWTLKKGKLELKSGTKLSKIALGKIFHNPDMPEMKDYYEPWTYNYEHLTQSGEKKHQPVARPKSVITGDTMDLKWGPNWEDDLAGGHVTGPKDPNIEKIEEEIVFNFEQTFMMYLPRLCEHCLNPSCVASCPSGAMYKRDEDGIVLVDQEACRGWRYCMTGCPYKKVYFNWQTNKAEKCTFCFPRIEAGLPTVCSETCTGRIRYLGVLLYDADKVLEAASTPDEKDLYQAQLDLFLDPSDPAVIEQARKDGISEEWIESAQNSPVYKLAIEYKLAFPLHPEYRTLPMVWYVPPLSPIMNYFEGKDSIENPDMIFPAIEEMRLPVQYLANLLTAGDTVTVKEALQKMAMMRSYMRAKSSGKPFDANRLVRVGLTAHQIEQMYRLLAIAKYEDRFVIPTSHKENHMDVYRAQGSEGFGLECNGCGPVSPTVGKSGQELYEENFYGGIWRD, from the coding sequence TTGAAGATTAAAGCACAAGTAGCTATGGTAATGAATCTGGATAAATGCATCGGCTGCCATACGTGTAGTGTGACCTGTAAAAGCACATGGACCAATCGTTCGGGTGCCGAGTATATGTGGTTCAATAACGTGGAGACCAAACCGGGTATAGGATATCCAGTTCGCTGGGAGGATCAGGAGAAGTATAAAGGCGGATGGACGCTCAAAAAAGGCAAGCTGGAGTTGAAGTCGGGAACTAAGTTATCAAAAATCGCATTAGGCAAAATATTTCACAACCCGGACATGCCGGAAATGAAGGACTATTATGAGCCTTGGACTTATAACTATGAACATCTAACCCAATCCGGGGAGAAAAAACATCAGCCAGTGGCTCGTCCCAAGTCTGTCATTACGGGAGATACCATGGATTTGAAATGGGGTCCTAACTGGGAGGACGATCTGGCGGGTGGTCACGTAACCGGACCGAAAGACCCGAATATCGAGAAGATTGAAGAGGAAATCGTCTTTAATTTCGAGCAGACTTTTATGATGTATTTACCGCGTCTTTGTGAGCATTGCTTAAATCCAAGTTGTGTAGCTTCATGCCCATCAGGTGCCATGTATAAGCGTGACGAAGATGGAATCGTATTAGTGGATCAAGAGGCGTGCCGGGGCTGGCGCTATTGTATGACAGGATGTCCGTACAAAAAAGTCTATTTCAACTGGCAAACCAATAAGGCGGAGAAATGCACCTTCTGTTTCCCGCGGATTGAGGCTGGACTTCCTACCGTTTGCTCCGAAACCTGCACAGGACGCATTCGTTATCTCGGTGTGCTTTTATACGATGCTGATAAAGTATTAGAAGCTGCATCAACGCCGGATGAGAAAGATTTGTATCAAGCCCAGTTAGACCTGTTCCTTGATCCGAGTGATCCTGCTGTCATCGAGCAAGCGCGTAAGGATGGAATATCGGAGGAATGGATCGAATCCGCTCAAAACTCACCTGTCTATAAATTAGCTATTGAATATAAGCTCGCTTTCCCGCTTCATCCTGAATATCGCACACTGCCTATGGTCTGGTATGTGCCGCCGCTTAGCCCGATCATGAATTACTTCGAAGGCAAGGATTCGATCGAGAACCCGGATATGATCTTTCCGGCGATAGAAGAGATGCGTCTACCGGTTCAGTACTTAGCCAATTTACTGACCGCAGGAGACACCGTTACAGTGAAGGAAGCCCTTCAAAAAATGGCAATGATGCGTTCCTATATGCGTGCCAAATCTTCCGGGAAACCCTTTGATGCAAATCGTTTGGTAAGAGTAGGTCTAACTGCACATCAGATTGAGCAGATGTACCGTCTGTTGGCCATTGCTAAATATGAGGACCGATTTGTCATTCCAACCTCGCATAAAGAGAATCATATGGATGTTTACCGTGCACAAGGCTCTGAAGGCTTTGGACTGGAATGCAACGGCTGTGGGCCTGTAAGTCCGACGGTTGGCAAAAGCGGTCAAGAGCTTTATGAAGAAAATTTCTATGGGGGAATATGGCGTGATTAA
- a CDS encoding nitrate reductase subunit alpha: MKGKFGLKFFKPLESYSDNWSVLEEKSRDWEDMYRKRWSHDKVVRTTHGVNCTGSCSWKVFVKNGIITWENQQIDYPSCGPDMPEFEPRGCPRGASFSWYEYSPLRVKYPYMRGRLWRLWKQALSDTADPIAAWASIVEDPEKATSYKKARGKGGHVRVSWQDANALIAAQLIYTIRKYGPDRIAGFTPIPAMSMISYASGARFLTLIGGQMLSFYDWYADLPPASPQIWGEQTDVPESSDWYNAGYIMMWGSNVPLTRTPDAHFMTEVRYKGTKVVSIAPDYAENVKFADNWLAPNPGTDAAIAQAMTHVILNEFYKERQEPMFLNYAKQYTDMPFLILLEEYEGDYKAGRFLRASDLGGTSQHAEWKPVIFDEATSEITIPNGTVGQRWEKDKKWNLILEREDGSVIQPAMSVEAHDSDWQTIIFPFFDNSANGTFKRPIPAKKVVMADGSERLVATVFDLMMSQYGVARTGSDLEAKSYQDEASFYTPAWQEKITGVKPSIVVQIAREFAQNALDTGGRSMIIMGAGINHWFNSDTIYRSILNLVILTASQGVNGGGWAHYVGQEKCRPIEGWSTVAFAKDWQGPPRQQNATSFFYFATDQWKYEEMGADSLKSPTGGDIRYQHPADYNVLAARLGWLPSYPQFNKNSLVFAEEAAQQGKTTNEEIVKLTLEQITSGDTRFAVEDPDAPENFPRSLFVWRSNLISSSAKGQEYFMKHLLGAADGLLSNPNEDEKPEEIIWRDNVEGKLDLLVALDFRMTSTPMYADIVLPAATWYEKTDLSSTDMHPFVHPFNPAIDPLWESRSDWDIYRGLSQTFSELAKTYLPGIYKDLVTTPLGHDSVSEISQPYGEVKDWRKGEIEAVPGKTMPHLSIVERDYTKIYDKYVTLGPLLATGKVGAHGVSFSVAEEYEELKKINGTYFDETIKNGLPKLHTARQVADAILNISSATNGKVSQRAWESAEQDTGVALKDISADRAAERITFQSITAQPREVIPTPVFSGSNKMGRRYSPFTTNIERLVPFRTLTGRQHFYVDHEIFLQFGEALPVYKPTLPPMVFGPRDKQIIGGQDSLVLRYLTPHGKWNIHSTYQDNLHMLTLFRGGPTVWINNDDAAAHAIEDNDWLEVYNRNGVVTARAVVSHRMPKGTMFMYHAQDKHINVPGSEITNDRGGSHNAPTKIHVKPTQMVGGYAQLSYGFNYYGPIGNQRDVYVAVRKMKEVNWLED; this comes from the coding sequence ATGAAGGGAAAGTTTGGACTAAAGTTCTTTAAACCTTTAGAAAGCTATTCGGATAACTGGTCTGTGCTCGAAGAGAAAAGCAGAGATTGGGAGGATATGTACCGAAAGCGCTGGTCTCACGATAAAGTGGTGCGGACGACTCACGGAGTAAACTGCACGGGCTCGTGCAGCTGGAAGGTATTCGTGAAGAATGGAATTATAACCTGGGAAAATCAACAGATCGATTATCCCTCCTGTGGACCGGATATGCCTGAATTCGAACCCCGCGGCTGTCCTCGCGGCGCTTCATTTTCCTGGTATGAATACAGCCCTCTTCGTGTGAAATATCCATATATGCGGGGGCGGTTATGGCGGTTATGGAAACAGGCCTTAAGCGATACCGCAGACCCTATTGCAGCTTGGGCAAGTATTGTTGAAGATCCTGAGAAAGCTACCTCCTATAAAAAAGCACGCGGCAAAGGCGGTCATGTACGCGTATCCTGGCAGGATGCAAACGCATTAATTGCAGCCCAATTAATTTATACGATTCGCAAATATGGACCTGATCGGATTGCCGGTTTCACACCTATTCCTGCCATGTCTATGATTAGCTACGCGTCAGGTGCACGTTTTTTAACTCTAATAGGCGGACAGATGCTCAGTTTTTATGATTGGTATGCGGACTTACCGCCAGCCTCCCCGCAAATTTGGGGCGAGCAAACGGATGTGCCCGAATCCAGTGACTGGTATAATGCCGGTTATATCATGATGTGGGGCTCAAATGTGCCGCTAACACGTACACCGGATGCGCATTTTATGACTGAGGTTCGTTATAAGGGGACAAAGGTTGTCTCCATTGCACCGGATTATGCCGAAAACGTAAAGTTTGCGGACAATTGGCTGGCCCCGAATCCCGGGACGGATGCAGCAATTGCCCAGGCGATGACGCATGTCATTCTTAATGAATTCTATAAAGAGCGTCAGGAGCCTATGTTCCTGAACTACGCAAAACAATATACAGATATGCCTTTTCTTATCTTGTTGGAGGAATATGAGGGAGATTACAAGGCAGGTCGCTTCTTACGGGCAAGTGACCTTGGAGGTACCTCACAGCATGCAGAGTGGAAGCCCGTCATTTTTGATGAAGCAACAAGTGAGATTACGATTCCGAACGGAACGGTCGGCCAACGCTGGGAAAAGGATAAGAAATGGAATCTCATCTTGGAGCGTGAGGACGGCTCAGTAATTCAACCAGCCATGTCTGTTGAGGCCCACGATTCGGATTGGCAGACCATTATCTTTCCTTTCTTTGATAACTCTGCTAACGGAACCTTCAAACGTCCCATTCCAGCTAAAAAGGTAGTCATGGCGGACGGTTCAGAGCGACTAGTTGCCACCGTCTTTGATCTTATGATGAGCCAATACGGTGTGGCACGGACGGGTAGTGATCTGGAGGCAAAAAGCTACCAAGATGAAGCCTCTTTCTACACCCCAGCTTGGCAAGAAAAAATAACAGGTGTCAAGCCATCAATAGTCGTGCAAATCGCTCGTGAATTTGCCCAAAATGCGCTGGATACCGGCGGTCGCTCGATGATCATCATGGGTGCTGGGATCAACCACTGGTTCAACAGTGACACCATCTATCGCTCGATCCTTAACTTGGTTATCCTTACAGCTTCACAAGGGGTTAATGGCGGTGGCTGGGCGCATTATGTAGGTCAAGAAAAGTGCCGTCCGATTGAAGGCTGGTCCACAGTAGCCTTTGCCAAAGACTGGCAGGGACCGCCGCGTCAGCAGAATGCCACTTCGTTTTTCTACTTTGCTACGGATCAATGGAAGTATGAAGAGATGGGTGCCGATTCTTTGAAATCGCCAACGGGGGGGGACATTCGGTACCAACATCCGGCAGATTATAATGTGCTAGCTGCTCGCTTAGGCTGGCTCCCATCCTATCCGCAGTTTAATAAGAACAGCCTAGTTTTTGCGGAGGAAGCTGCGCAGCAAGGAAAGACGACCAACGAGGAGATTGTAAAACTTACGCTGGAGCAAATCACCTCCGGTGATACTCGCTTCGCCGTTGAAGACCCGGACGCACCGGAAAACTTCCCGCGTTCCCTATTTGTATGGCGTTCAAATCTCATATCAAGCTCTGCCAAAGGACAGGAATATTTCATGAAGCATTTGCTGGGTGCGGCAGATGGATTGTTGTCTAATCCAAACGAGGATGAAAAACCGGAGGAAATCATCTGGCGTGACAATGTCGAAGGGAAGCTGGATCTGCTGGTCGCACTGGATTTCCGGATGACCTCCACACCGATGTACGCAGATATTGTATTACCTGCGGCTACCTGGTATGAGAAAACAGATCTGTCATCTACGGATATGCACCCCTTTGTGCATCCTTTTAATCCGGCGATAGATCCTCTTTGGGAGTCACGTTCGGACTGGGATATTTATCGCGGTCTTTCACAAACCTTTTCGGAACTAGCTAAAACCTATCTTCCGGGCATTTATAAGGATCTAGTTACTACACCTTTAGGGCATGACTCTGTGAGTGAAATTTCTCAACCCTACGGCGAAGTAAAGGATTGGCGGAAGGGTGAAATAGAAGCCGTTCCCGGGAAAACAATGCCTCATTTGTCGATAGTAGAACGGGATTATACGAAAATTTACGATAAATATGTAACACTAGGCCCTCTTCTTGCTACAGGCAAGGTGGGTGCTCACGGGGTCAGCTTTTCGGTAGCAGAGGAGTATGAGGAGTTAAAGAAAATTAACGGAACCTATTTCGATGAAACGATCAAAAATGGGCTGCCAAAACTTCATACGGCTCGTCAGGTTGCCGATGCCATTCTGAATATATCCTCGGCTACGAACGGAAAGGTGTCGCAACGAGCTTGGGAATCAGCAGAACAGGACACAGGGGTGGCTCTAAAAGACATATCAGCTGACCGCGCAGCCGAAAGGATTACGTTCCAAAGCATCACTGCTCAGCCGCGTGAAGTCATACCAACACCTGTCTTTAGCGGTTCCAATAAAATGGGCAGACGTTACTCACCGTTTACCACGAATATTGAAAGGTTGGTACCTTTCCGAACCTTAACAGGTAGACAACATTTTTATGTGGATCATGAGATTTTTCTGCAATTTGGAGAAGCATTACCTGTGTACAAACCGACACTTCCACCCATGGTATTCGGGCCGCGGGACAAACAAATTATTGGAGGCCAAGATTCGCTTGTCCTTCGTTATTTAACACCGCATGGGAAGTGGAATATTCACAGTACTTATCAGGATAATCTGCATATGCTTACTCTTTTCCGCGGAGGACCAACGGTCTGGATCAATAATGACGATGCTGCAGCCCATGCTATTGAGGATAATGATTGGCTAGAGGTGTACAACCGTAATGGGGTAGTGACTGCACGAGCGGTAGTGAGTCATCGTATGCCAAAAGGAACCATGTTCATGTACCATGCGCAGGATAAGCACATTAACGTACCAGGGTCTGAGATTACGAACGATCGCGGGGGAAGCCATAACGCACCAACGAAGATCCATGTCAAGCCTACTCAGATGGTAGGGGGATATGCACAGCTTAGCTATGGATTTAACTATTACGGTCCAATCGGGAATCAACGGGATGTTTATGTAGCTGTCCGCAAAATGAAGGAGGTGAACTGGCTTGAAGATTAA
- a CDS encoding YwiC-like family protein has product MKTKGFVIPHEHGAWAMVSVPFLFGMMAGQPQWLHLPLFMGWLFLYLSSYPFLQLLKRTTNREHWLRWGLIYGAISLLCLIPSVILNPSLFYFGPLLLGLLMINIWHTKHKSERAMLNNICAILIFSVGGPAAYLLSGGGWDRTMALIMLFSFLHFMGSVFFVKSVFRERKNLRWINYSRIYHVVVLIIPFIVGLPWLFIAFIFSTVRSFIFAGEIVRPWKVGIIEIIGAVQFLVLSVAIIQQ; this is encoded by the coding sequence ATGAAAACCAAAGGGTTTGTGATCCCACATGAACACGGCGCGTGGGCGATGGTCAGTGTTCCTTTTCTATTCGGGATGATGGCTGGGCAACCGCAATGGCTGCACTTGCCGTTATTTATGGGGTGGTTATTCCTATATTTATCTTCGTATCCATTTCTTCAATTATTAAAAAGGACTACTAACCGTGAGCATTGGTTGAGATGGGGACTGATTTACGGAGCGATTTCTCTTCTTTGCTTGATTCCGTCAGTAATTCTTAACCCGTCATTATTTTATTTCGGACCCTTGCTGCTAGGACTGCTGATGATCAATATTTGGCATACCAAACATAAGTCCGAGCGAGCGATGCTGAATAATATTTGTGCCATACTAATCTTCTCTGTTGGAGGACCGGCAGCCTACTTACTAAGTGGGGGAGGCTGGGATCGAACGATGGCTTTGATCATGTTGTTCAGTTTCTTACACTTCATGGGCAGTGTGTTTTTTGTGAAATCCGTATTTCGTGAACGAAAGAACCTGCGTTGGATTAACTATTCACGAATATATCATGTTGTTGTGCTCATCATTCCTTTTATAGTGGGACTTCCATGGTTGTTCATTGCATTTATATTCTCTACGGTACGGTCTTTCATTTTCGCGGGTGAAATCGTGAGGCCTTGGAAAGTGGGGATTATTGAAATTATCGGTGCTGTGCAGTTTTTAGTGCTTTCTGTTGCAATCATTCAACAATGA
- a CDS encoding Cof-type HAD-IIB family hydrolase gives MSDIQAIVLDLDGTLLCSDKSISPRNYETVKRCYDSGIHIIVATARPPRAANQFVNNFPFVDYLVYYNGALITCKSKQTQRHISIPNEISQQINKFIELHAPQSLISYEDNDSWYACTPVPDSQRAQFGLRSNDPKPQVKDNDFISSLSPTKILVQGYSTWRNIIEQFGDHVNVIATDGGVLVQIMQKSASKEEAVQWVLNDIGVKSENVMVFGDDFNDLGLFQMCGFPIAMENAIIELKNCAAHVTDSNDNDGVALALERLVV, from the coding sequence ATGTCGGACATACAGGCAATTGTATTAGACTTGGACGGAACATTGCTCTGCAGTGACAAATCCATATCACCAAGAAATTATGAGACTGTTAAAAGATGTTATGATTCTGGAATTCATATTATTGTTGCCACGGCGCGACCGCCTAGAGCGGCTAATCAATTTGTAAATAATTTTCCTTTTGTAGACTACTTGGTTTATTACAATGGTGCTCTAATAACGTGCAAGTCTAAGCAAACTCAGCGGCACATTAGTATCCCAAATGAGATTAGTCAACAGATTAACAAATTCATTGAGTTACATGCTCCTCAATCGTTAATTTCATACGAGGATAATGATTCATGGTATGCGTGTACACCAGTTCCCGACTCCCAGCGTGCTCAATTCGGTCTCCGTTCGAATGATCCGAAACCCCAGGTTAAGGATAATGATTTTATTAGTTCACTCTCCCCAACCAAAATATTGGTTCAAGGTTACAGCACATGGAGGAATATTATAGAGCAATTCGGCGACCATGTGAACGTAATCGCAACCGATGGAGGGGTATTAGTTCAAATCATGCAAAAATCAGCATCAAAGGAAGAAGCCGTACAATGGGTACTTAATGATATCGGAGTGAAGTCAGAAAATGTAATGGTATTCGGAGATGACTTTAACGATTTAGGACTATTCCAAATGTGCGGATTTCCGATCGCAATGGAGAACGCGATAATTGAACTAAAAAATTGTGCAGCCCACGTAACTGATTCAAATGATAACGATGGTGTTGCTCTTGCTCTTGAGAGATTAGTGGTGTAA